A stretch of Gambusia affinis linkage group LG10, SWU_Gaff_1.0, whole genome shotgun sequence DNA encodes these proteins:
- the znf648 gene encoding zinc finger protein 648 has product MPVKEVHRGAMAPRSKHAETKSKHNGLADALKEKEINSVQHFTKQNKDSDQQRAANLKELDDEEYSPNEDGKGTKKRLRKPPSANNSPKKCKDDKAPRLLAAIKRRSAVDTEDRPFKCTHCHWAFKKLCNLHSHLQTHSGLKPHVCDICGKAYSHQGTLQQHKRLHTGERPYRCPFCDKTYIWSSDYRKHIRTHTGEKPYICETCGKDFIRSSDLRKHERNMHTNNKPFPCTHCGKTFNKPLSLKRHERKHLGERPFSCPDCGKAFALASRMAEHQKVHMGVRPFVCSVCSKCFTKSSNLTEHKAIHSGVRPHKCGECGVAFAMASRLVRHQFVHNNQKPYGCTGCGKNFSHLAQLKLHQEQTCAGRIFVCVECDKSFQCATKLAQHVAEHKEKKM; this is encoded by the coding sequence ATGCCCGTGAAGGAAGTCCACAGGGGGGCCATGGCACCACGTTCCAAACATGCTGAGACCAAAAGCAAACATAATGGATTGGCAGATGCTTTAAAGGAGAAGGAAATAAACTCTGTCCAAcacttcacaaaacaaaacaaggactCAGACCAACAGAGGGCAGCTAACCTGAAAGAGCTAGATGATGAGGAATACTCTCCTAATGAGGATGGAAAAGGGACCAAAAAGAGACTCAGAAAACCCCCCTCAGCAAATAATTCacctaaaaaatgtaaagacgATAAAGCTCCACGACTTTTGGCTGCAATCAAAAGACGAAGTGCAGTGGACACTGAGGACCGACCTTTCAAATGCACACACTGCCACTGGGCTTTCAAGAAACTCTGCAACCTCCACAGCCACTTGCAAACCCACTCTGGCCTCAAGCCACATGTGTGTGACATATGTGGCAAGGCTTACTCACATCAGGGAACCCTGCAACAGCACAAGCGTCTGCACACTGGGGAAAGGCCGTATCGCTGTCCCTTCTGTGACAAAACATACATCTGGTCCTCAGATTACCGCAAGCACATCCGCACACACACCGGCGAGAAGCCCTACATCTGTGAAACATGCGGCAAGGATTTCATCCGCTCCTCCGACCTGAGGAAGCATGAGCGGAACATGCACACCAACAACAAGCCTTTCCCATGTACGCACTGTGGCAAGACCTTCAACAAGCCTCTCTCCCTGAAACGCCACGAGCGCAAGCACCTTGGAGAAAGGCCCTTCTCCTGTCCAGACTGTGGCAAAGCATTCGCTCTAGCCAGCCGCATGGCCGAGCACCAGAAGGTCCACATGGGAGTGCGGCCGTTTGTTTGCTCCGTGTGCTCCAAGTGCTTCACAAAATCCTCCAATCTAACGGAGCACAAAGCCATTCACAGTGGAGTGCGGCCTCATAAGTGCGGAGAGTGCGGCGTGGCGTTCGCCATGGCCTCCCGTCTGGTTCGTCACCAGTTCGTTCACAACAACCAGAAGCCGTACGGCTGCACGGGCTGTGGCAAGAACTTCAGCCACCTCGCGCAGCTGAAGCTCCACCAGGAGCAAACCTGTGCCGGCAGGATCTTTGTCTGTGTAGAGTGTGACAAATCTTTCCAGTGTGCCACAAAGCTTGCACAGCATGTGGCggaacacaaagagaaaaaaatgtga
- the sec16b gene encoding protein transport protein Sec16B, with translation MDQRSHQVPDSGWRSHRKKDKEHYSRSAQQEWDLNYPVPDRHWGRPDACYMSHFTSPPARPQLLPYNSQEYAYGYGWQEHHRPQSRHGYDYSSQHHWDYQDGYGYYDYYRGHHAQQDGVQWGPQESWQTSQHPDRTHMQGHGASLNSEEHRYDQRKDISQHYLSDYEANPSRDNEEIFSYHPGTLESSKTSGLSSSSYELSQYMNGSDVCETDMPPVLSSDREHPAACQTSAPLKYSVPHAMVSFGPAGQLIRVTPGPSAQEKSNPLEIHSLELILSETQEQQEMRNFPGPLTREDLHKVDAIDFAHQKAGACMRDGLLPDRSSAALLWNLLILLCRQNGQIVGSDITELLMQDSHSDGSWKPDVPTLIDFDEHPAAEAPPAGGDDLLTGDPSSSGAERPERALQSYTQLLLAGRKKEALDSAMSSGLWGHALFLASKMGSRSYTTVLNRFTSQLVANDPLQTLFQLLSGRIPAASVCCGNEKWGDWRPHLAVMLSNETGSGAVQQKAILTMGDSLASRGLTHAAHVCYLTGAASFGLFPQKAERLVLLGSSHRQPFGNFASNSAIQCTELYEYCQTLGGKSFSIPSFQVYKFLYASRLLDCGLSPQAFHYCEVVGQAVLRQQEPHYVLMEELIKLSDRLRFSEGQYSEAGFTAVEQEPEWLKHLRTRHQRLQMGIYDGIDINQAGPANHALAYENSQLDPESDLEDLSCPNQNPEPEFLYFQSSEHQDSLIHGSGEETQEMMSNTDTETEQRPHADAPSMPTIAVHAPSAPTCQNFSHHYTDGVEVRSSMPYCPLSNVSLAADEADSSSGAGTMLEVSFGHNQSQRVVTGAVEEPEGPKEVPKQSTKAGWFSGWFKSKPKEVQENPEKDIPAQTDQLPAAGHHPPPPPAALPAATCPASPVGINPFTRRAGLQPR, from the exons ATGGACCAGAGGAGCCACCAGGTGCCTGATTCTGGCTGGCGCTCccacagaaagaaagacaaggaGCATTACTCCAGGTCTGCTCAGCAGGAATGGGATCTGAACTATCCTGTGCCGGACCGACATTGGGGTCGTCCTGATGCTTGCTATATGAGCCACTTCACCAGCCCACCTGCCAGACCTCAGCTGCTTCCATACAACTCCCAGGAATATGCATATGGATATGGGTGGCAGGAGCATCACAGACCTCAGTCCAG GCATGGCTATGACTACTCCTCTCAACACCACTGGGATTACCAAGACGGCTATGGCTATTATGACTACTACAGAGGCCACCATGCACAGCAAG ATGGTGTACAGTGGGGTCCCCAAGAATCATGGCAAACCAGTCAGCACCCTGACAGGACCCATATGCAGGGACATGGAGCGAGCCTCAATTCAGAGGAGCACAG ATATGACCAGAGGAAGGACATCTCCCAGCATTACCTCAGTGATTATGAAGCTAACCCTTCCAGAGACAATGAGGAGATTTTCTCTTATCACCCCGGGACTCTAGAGAGTTCCAAAACCTCAGGCCTGTCTTCCAGCAGCTATGAGCTGAGTCAGTACATGAACGGATCTGATGTCTGTGAAACAGACATGCCTCCTGTCCTCAGCTCTGACAGAG AGCACCCAGCAGCATGTCAGACCTCGGCTCCTCTGAAGTATTCAGTCCCTCACGCGATGGTGAGCTTCGGGCCCGCGGGCCAGCTCATCCGGGTCACTCCAGGCCCATCAGCACAGGAGAAATCCAATCCGCTGGAAATCCACAGTTTGGAA CTCATACTGAGTGAGACGCAGGAACAGCAGGAGATGAGAAACTTCCCAGGGCCTTTAACTCG GGAAGATTTGCATAAAGTGGATGCAATAGACTTTGCTCATCAAAAGGCAGGAGCCTGCATGCGAGATGGCCTGCTGCCAGATAGGAGCTCTGCTGCCCTCTTGTGGAACCTTCTGATACTTCTCTGCAGACAGAATGGA CAAATAGTTGGCTCAGATATCACTGAGCTCCTGATGCAGGATTCCCATTCAGATGGAAGCTGGAAGCCAGATGTTCCCACGCTCATCGACTTCGACGAGCATCCAGCCGCCGAAGCGCCGCCTGCAGGCGGAGACGATCTGCTCACAGGAGATCCCAGCAGCTCTGGTGCAGAGCGACCAGAGAGGGCGCTGCAGAGCTacactcagctgctgctggctggaAGGAAGAAG GAGGCCTTGGACTCTGCCATGTCCAGCGGTCTGTGGGGGCATGCACTTTTTCTGGCCAGCAAGATGGGCAGCAGATCATATACCACAGTACTGAACAG GTTTACAAGCCAGCTAGTAGCAAATGATCCCCTCCAGACTCTCTTCCAGCTTCTGTCTGGGAGAATCCCAGCTGCATCTGTG TGCTGTGGGAATGAAAAGTGGGGCGACTGGCGGCCCCATCTGGCTGTGATGCTCTCCAacgagacaggaagtggtgccGTACAGCAGAAGGCCATCCTCACCATGGGGGACTCACTCG CCTCCAGGGGCCTGACGCATGCGGCCCATGTGTGTTACCTGACGGGCGCCGCTTCCTTTGGCCTGTTTCCACAGAAGGCAGAGAGACTCGTGCTTCTAGGCAGCAGCCACAG GCAGCCTTTTGGAAACTTTGCGTCAAACTCTGCCATCCAGTGCACTGAGCTATACGAGTACTGTCAGACGCTCGGAGGGAAGTCATTTTCAATCCCATCGTTTCAG GTGTATAAGTTCCTGTATGCCAGTCGGCTGTTGGACTGTGGGCTTTCGCCCCAGGCCTTCCATTACTGTGAGGTGGTAGGGCAGGCCGTGCTCAGGCAGCAGGAGCCTCACTATGTGCTGATGGAGGAGCTTATTAAG CTATCAGATAGACTGAGGTTCTCTGAGGGTCAGTACAGTGAAGCTGGGTTTACTGCAGTAGAACAGGAACCAGAGTGGCTTAAACACCTTCGGACACGACACCAACGCTTACAG ATGGGGATTTATGATGGTATTGATATAAATCAAGCAGGTCCTGCAAACCATGCCCTGGCCTACGAGAACAGCCAACTGGACCCGG AATCTGATCTGGAAGATTTAAGTTGTCCCAACCAGAATCCGGAGCCTGAGTTTCTCTATTTCCAAAGCTCTGAGCATCAGGACAGCCTCATTCATGGGAGTGGAGAGGAAACGCAGGAAATGATGTCAAACACTgacacagaaacagagcagag GCCTCATGCCGATGCTCCCTCCATGCCAACAATAGCAGTTCATGCTCCCTCTGCCCCCACCTGCCAAAACTTCAGTCATCATTACACGGATGGTGTTGAAGTCAGGAGTTCCATGCCATATTGTCCTCTGAGTAATGTTTCTCTGGCAGCTGATG AGGCAGACTCGTCTTCCGGGGCCGGGACG aTGCTTGAGGTTAGCTTCGGTCATAATCAAAGCCAGCGGGTCGTCACTGGCGCTGTGGAGGAGCCTGAGGGGCCCAAAGAGGTTCCTAAACAG AGCACCAAGGCTGGGTGGTTCAGTGGCTGGTTCAAATCCAAACCAAAAGAGGTCCAGGAAAATCCAGAGAAAGACATCCCAGCTCAGACG GACCAGCTCCCAGCTGCTGGCCAccaccctcctcctccacctgctgctcTCCCTGCTGCCACATGTCCAGCATCCCCGGTTGGGATAAATCCTTTCACAAGGAGAGCAG GCCTGCAGCCAAGGTAG